A window of Ananas comosus cultivar F153 linkage group 4, ASM154086v1, whole genome shotgun sequence contains these coding sequences:
- the LOC109708578 gene encoding probable leucine-rich repeat receptor-like protein kinase At5g49770: protein MVMRSLLLLFLCVTCSAYTNPSDVSALKSLMKQWKNTPPSWQQSKDPCGERWDGVICTNSRVTTLKLFSMGLEGTLSDDIGKLDQLQTLDLSYNHKLGGPLTPAIGNLTQLTSLILVKCSFTGSIPDELGNLRQLTFLALNSNKFIGRIPATLGKLSNISWLDLADNQLNGTLPLSTNASSGLDQLLNAQHFHLNKNQLSGSIPKNLFNASMTLRHLLLDRNQLIGGIPESVGLVASLEILRLNNNNLTGTVPSSIRNLPHLHVLNISNNNLNGQMPNLTGMTRLQNVDISNNKFDPSEVPSWLTGLTGLRTLMMQSARLHGQVPQELFSFPGLEKVMLDNNELNGTLDMSNNISKNLQIVSFENNSINSITLSSNYNNTLILSGNPVCSNPHLLNTAYCEIQQETLTPSSSDNITCSHPYEGVMMFRAPSFGIMLDEFISKLEANVAANLSCTPHSLTLEDPFFDEDGYLEVKLVICPSNKNYFNRSEILDCFDISSQKFIPPEMFGPYYLSANPYSFQNRVIRGLAIGMIIGFSLLLIGLVALLLFALRQKKQAQRAISLSNPFASWVSNGEESDGAPQLSGAKCFTYDELKRSTNDFRGINEIGSGGYGKVYKGMLPDGRIVAIKRSQQGSNQGGLEFKTEIELLSRVHHKNLVELVGFCCEKGELILVYEFMSNGTIRETLSGRSGIQLDWTRRLRIALDSARGLTYLHEHANPPIIHRDVKSSNILLDEKLTAKVGDFGLSLLVADSEMGHFTTNIKGTLGYLDPEYYMTQQLTGKSDVYSMGVVLLELITAMLPVHNKKHIVNHVKIALDKQDKEFCGLKSIIDPVISNSGKLVGFESFVDLALQCVEESAENRPTMSDVVKEIEAILRNNGMKTTSTSESSSPADFTSSKARYPYDDLYSRSHASSSAFAYSGGFPSRGSSRPSSS from the exons ATGGTGATGAGGTCTCTTCTTCTACTGTTCCTCTGCGTCACTTGTTCCGCGTATACTAATCCATCAGATg TTTCGGCTCTGAAGTCGTTGATGAAGCAATGGAAAAACACGCCACCGAGTTGGCAGCAGTCGAAAGATCCCTGCGGCGAACGGTGGGATGGAGTGATCTGCACCAATTCGAGGGTGACCACACT GAAATTATTTAGCATGGGCCTTGAAGGTACATTAAGCGACGATATAGGGAAGCTTGATCAACTGCAGACCTT GGACTTGTCCTACAATCACAAACTTGGAGGTCCACTCACACCAGCAATTGGGAACTTGACACAGCTAACTTCCCT GATCCTGGTTAAGTGTAGCTTCACCGGTAGCATCCCAGATGAACTAGGCAATCTACGGCAACTCACCTTCTT GGCGCTGAACTCAAACAAGTTCATAGGAAGGATACCTGCTACATTGGGAAAGCTTTCGAACATCTCTTGGCTAGACCTTGCTGATAATCAGCTGAATGGAACTCTCCCGCTGTCAACGAATGCGTCTTCGGGCTTGGATCAACTCCTCAATGCACAACATTT CCATTTAAACAAGAACCAGTTATCGGGTTCGATACCAAAAAATCTTTTCAATGCCAGTATGACACTACGACACCT GCTTCTTGATAGAAACCAATTAATAGGGGGGATTCCAGAGTCGGTCGGACTTGTGGCCTCACTTGAGATCCT CCGCCTGAACAACAATAACCTGACCGGCACAGTTCCTTCAAGTATTAGAAATCTTCCACATCTCCACGTACT AAATATATCAAACAACAATCTTAATGGACAAATGCCCAATTTAACGGGGATGACTCGTCTTCAAAATGT TGATATAAGCAACAATAAATTTGATCCTTCAGAAGTTCCTAGTTGGTTAACGGGTTTGACAGGCCTAAGAACTCT TATGATGCAGTCTGCTAGGCTTCATGGACAAGTGCCGCAAGAATTGTTCAGCTTTCCTGGTCTGGAGAAAGT AATGCTGGACAACAATGAATTGAACGGAACCCTTGACATGAGCAACAACATCAGCAAGAACTTACAGATTGTGAGCTTTGAAAACAATTCTATTAACTCGATTACACTATCTTCCAACTACAACAACACACTAAT ACTTTCAGGAAATCCTGTATGCAGCAACCCCCATCTCTTGAATACAGCTTATTGTGAGATACAGCAAGAAACATTGACGCCTAGTTCGTCTGATAATataacttgttcccacccatatGAGGGTGTTATGATGTTCCGTGCTCCTTCGTTTGGCATTATGCTGGACGAGTTCATCTCAAAACTGGAGGCAAATGTAGCAGCAAATCTTAGCTGTACTCCACATAGCTTGACTCTCGAAGATCCCTTCTTCGATGAGGATGGGTATCTTGAGGTGAAGCTGGTAATCTGTCCATCTAATAAAAACTACTTCAACCGTTCTGAGATATTGGATTGCTTCGATATAAGCAGCCAAAAGTTTATACCACCGGAGATGTTCGGACCATACTATCTTTCTGCAAATCCATATTCATTTCAAAATCGAG TTATCAGAGGATTGGCAATTGGAATGATAATTGGTTTTTCTCTCCTGCTCATTGGACTTGTGGCGCTTCTACTCTTTGCCCTACGGCAAAAGAAACAAGCTCAGAGAGCCATTTCGCTGAGCAATCCTTTTG CATCGTGGGTGTCAAATGGTGAAGAAAGCGATGGGGCACCGCAACTAAGTGGGGCAAAATGTTTCACTTATGACGAACTAAAGAGGAGCACTAATGATTTCCGAGGCATTAATGAAATTGGATCAGGAGGCTATGGAAAG GTCTACAAAGGAATGCTTCCCGATGGAAGGATAGTCGCAATTAAGAGATCTCAGCAAGGCTCAAACCAAGGTGGACTAGAATTCAAGACCGAAATCGAGCTTCTCTCTAGGGTTCATCACAAAAATCTGGTTGAACTAGTTGGTTTTTGCTGCGAGAAAGGGGAACTAATCCTTGTTTACGAATTCATGAGTAACGGAACTATAAGAGAGACTTTGTCAG GAAGGAGTGGCATACAATTGGACTGGACCAGGAGACTTAGGATAGCTCTGGATTCAGCTAGAGGATTAACTTATCTTCATGAACATGCTAATCCTCCGATTATTCACAGAGATGTCAAGTCTTCGAATATCCTTTTGGATGAGAAATTGACAGCAAAGGTCGGGGATTTTGGTCTCTCGCTACTGGTTGCAGACAGCGAGATGGGTCATTTCACTACGAACATTAAAGGAACACTG GGTTATCTGGACCCGGAGTATTATATGACGCAGCAACTGACGGGGAAGAGTGATGTTTATAGCATGGGAGTGGTATTGTTAGAGCTGATAACTGCGATGCTGCCTGTACATAACAAAAAACACATTGTTAATCACGTGAAAATCGCACTGGATAAGCAAGACAAAGAATTCTGCGGTTTGAAGAGTATAATAGATCCAGTTATCTCTAATTCCGGAAAACTCGTTGGTTTTGAGAGCTTTGTGGATTTGGCACTGCAATGTGTAGAAGAATCAGCCGAAAACCGACCGACAATGAGTGATGTCGTAAAGGAGATCGAGGCTATCTTGAGGAATAATGGAATGAAAACTACCTCAACTTCAGAATCTTCATCGCCCGCAGATTTTACAAGTTCGAAAGCTCGTTACCCTTACGATGATCTATATTCTAGAAGCCATGCGAGCAGCAGTGCTTTTGCGTACAGCGGTGGATTTCCTTCTCGAGGCAGCTCGAGGCCGAGCAGCAGTTAA